AGTATTATCAGGACGCCAAGGCCGAGATCGACACGTTCGGGCCGAACCAGCAGCTGATCCAGCAATTCGGCCAGAACGTCTCGGGCCGCGCCGCCAATCTGCTGCAGCAGGCCGGGCTCGCCGAGCTGGGTCCGTTCCTGAAAAACTTCCGCATGTGGAAGCTGGAGCGCTACCGTGCCTGCTGGTGCGCGGCGCAGCGCTATTGGACTGGCGAGCGGTTCCTGCGCGTGACGGGCGATGCGGGCGTCGCGCAGTTCATGGCGATCAACTCGGTCGAGCTGGACCAGTACGGCCTGCCGATGCTGGTCAACATGCTCGGCAACATCGACGTCGAGATCAAGGTCGACGAGGGCCCCGACACCGAGACGGTGATGGGCGATGTCTTCGACCTCCTGATGGGCCTGTCGCAGAACAACGTGCCGGTGCCGCCGCAGCTGATCATCGAGGCCTCGGCGCTGCCGATGAGCGAGAAGAAGAAGCTGCAGGGCATGCTGGCGCAGCCCGATCCGGTGAAGCAGCAGGCGCAGGCGGCGATCATTCAGAAGACCGTTGCGGAGGCCAATCTCGCCAACGCCCAGGCGGGCAAGGCGCAGGCCGACGCAGGCAAGGCACAGACCGCCGGGCTCCTCAACATCGCCAAGGCGCACACCGAAGGCATGCCCGACGGCGGACCCGAGCCGCGGACGCCGCTCGACTACGCGCAGCAGGTGGCCGAGATCAACGAGACCAACGCCACCGCCGAGCACAAGCGCGCCTCCGCGCGCTCGCTCGACCACAAGGCCCTGGTGACGCCGCTGCAGCTCTTGGCCGATCACAGCCAGCGCAACGCGGATCGGTTCGGCGCGAGCATCGAGCAGCTCGCCAATCGCAGCGTCGACACTTTCCACCGCATGGCGGATCGCGCCGTGGATGATTTCCACCGCGGCCAGGACCGCGCCAGCCGTGAGCGCGTCGCGCGCTTCGCTGCCGCGAACCGGCCCCGGCCACAGCCCTAGAAAACCGCCACCGACCCATCGCGGTCCTCTGTCCCCCGCGCCCGGTGACGGGCGGGCGCGCCTGACCCGCGCGCCCGCAACCATTCGTCCGCGTGAACGAGATCACGCACACGCCTCGATGCGAGCGAAATCGCATCGCCCTGCGAGAGGGCTGTCTCGCCACGCCGCCCGTCGCGACAGCCGGGCCACGTTCGCCGGAAACGACATTCCGGGGAGACCATGACATGACTGACGTGACGCAAGGCGCTGACGCGCCTGACGAGAATGCCTTGTTCAACGATGCGGTGACCTCCGACACGCTGGACAAGTTCGAGAACCCGCCCGTCGCGACGGAGCCGAAACCGGCGCCCACGCCACCGGCAGGGACCAACGAGCCACCCAAGCCCGAAGCCAACGACCCGCCGATCCCGCCAGGACGTCTGCGCGAGGAGAGTGAGGCGCGGCGCAGGGCCGAGCGCGAGCGCGACGATCTCAGGGCGCAGATGGCCCTGCTGGCGCGGCAGCAGCCGCAGCAGCAGCGCAGCAACGACCCGCAGAAGATCGACCTGTTCGACAACCCCGCGGGGTTCGTGCAGCAGGAGCTGCGCCCGTATCTGGACCAGATGCGCAACGACCTGCAGATGCAGCGTGAAGCGATGTCCCTCGACTTCGCCCTGCAGCGGCATGGCGACCAGTTGGTCGGTTCGGCGCGGCAGGCTCTGGAGCAGGGCATGGCGCGCGGCGATGCGGCGGCGTGGTCCACCTATAATCGCGCAATGTCGTCTCACGATCCCTACGGGGTGATCGTTCGTTGGCACAATGACGGCGAGACGCTGCGCACGATTGGCGGTGATCTCGACGGCTACAAGAAGCGCATTCTCGAAGAAGCATTGAGTGACCCGGATTACCGCAAGCGGGTCATCGACGCTGCGAAAGGTCAGGCACAAACGAACGGCAATTCTGTCGCTCGCCCAGTCACGGTCGCCTCCAGTCCATCGCTTGGCAACATCGGTGCCGGGGGTGGTGAGGCGCAAATCGCCGAACCCTCCGACGCAGACCTGTTCCGCCAAGCCACCTCAGCACGGCGGCGCTAACCCCACACATCGCAAGAAGCGAACCACGCGCCGCCTCATCATCAGGTGAGCGGCTATGCTTACGACCAACCACGTCAATAACGAGGTCATCAAGTTTCGTCGGCAGGTGATCTCCGACTTCCTCCGGCGCTCTCGCTTCGACCCCTTCATGGGCGACAGCTCAACCAACGTCATCGTGCGCCTCGCCGACCTCGAAAGCGACGGCAAGCAGATCAACGTCCCGCTCGTCAACCAGCTCCAGGGTGACGGCGTCGGCGCTGGTACGCTGCGCGGCAAAGAGGAGCAGGTGGACAGCTACGGCTTCCCCATCTGGGCCGACTGGGGCCGCAACGCGGTCGCCAACAACCGTGCCTCCAACAAGGAGTCATCGTTCAATGTCCGCTCCACCGCGCGCGACCTGTTGCGCGGCTGGGCGCGGCGCATCGTGCGTGACGACATTGTCGACAGCCTGCTCTCGATCCCGACCGCGTCCATCCAGGCGGGCCGTCTTCAGGAGCCGGGCAACCGCGTCAACGGCATCCGCTGGTCAGCTGCGACCGCCGCGAACAAGAATTCGTGGACGGCGGCAAACTGGGACCGCGTGCTGTTCGGCGCGCTGCTCTCGAACTACTCCTCGACCTTCGCGACCGCGATTGCCAACGTCGACAGCGCGCAGGACAAGATGACGGCGGCCATCGGCTCGCTCGCCAAGCAGCTCGCAAAGCAGTCTGGTGTCGATCCGAACAACCCCGGCGTCTACAATGGCCGCCCCAAGATCACCCCTTGGGAGATCGAGGAGCTGGACGAGGAGATGTACGTCTGCTTCCTGGGCGACCGTGCGTTCGCTCAACTCCAGCAAGACCCGCCGATGTATCAGGCCAACCGCGATGCGCGCGCCCGCGAGGGCAACCCCACCGCGACCAACCCGATCTTCACGGGTGGTGCGCTGAAGTACGACGGCATCCTCTACAAGAACATCCCCGAGATCACGCAGCGCCTGCTCCTCAAGGGCGCAGGCGGCGGCTCGGTGGACGTCGAGCCGTTCTTCCTGTGCGGTCAGGCGGCGCTGGCCTATGCGACCGGCCAGCTGCCGCGTCCGACCCAGCTGGAGGACGGCGACTACGACTTCGTCACTGGCCTCGGCATCGAAGCCCAGTACGGCGTCGGCAAGATCGCCAAGGCCCCGCAGAGCGTTGCGGGTGCCACCCCGGGTGATCTGGTCGATTGGGGCATGGTGACGGGCTTCGTCGCCGCGCCGCCTGCGGCCTAAGGGTTCAATCCCTCCCGGATTGAAGACGCGACGACGACAGGGAGCCGGACCCGGCTCCCTGATTTTCCTCTAACGGAGATCATGATCATGGCTCTTCGTGTTGGTTACCGCCAGCCGCAGGTTGGCGGACAGGGTTTTGCGCGCACCAAAAAGGTGTTCGGCAACACCATCACCCATCAGGCCGCGGATGTCGTGCTGAACGCACAGACGGCCGTCCTGCGCGTCCCCAGGGGCTTCATTCTAACGGGCCTGCTGGGCAGCATCGGCGACCTCGACACCGGCACCACGCTGACGCTCTCGCTCGGCGACGCTGGCTCGAACAACCGCTTCTTCTCGGCCTCGACCATTGGTCAGGCCGGTGGTGCGGTCCCGGCGCTGGCGGCCACCGGTCTGCTCTATGAGTTCACGGATGACACCGACATCCTGCTCACGGCGGCGGCTGCGGCGACGGCGTTCCCGGCGGCCGGTGCGACCTCAACGATCCTGATGGAAGGCTACATGAAGTGATGCAGCGGGCGGCGAAAGCCGCCCGCTTGTTTCATGTGGAACGTACACTTACGGGAGAACGAAATGAAGAAGGCAACCGTCACCTACACCGCGCCCAAGGGCGACAGCAAGATGGTCGAAATGCTCGGCCATACCTTCTACGACGGCCAGTCGCAGGAGGTCGTGTGCGAGGACGCCAACATGACGCGCCTCCAGGGCAATCGCTACTTCAAGGTCAGCGGCGTGAGCGACTACGACCCGGAGCAGGATGCGCCGAAACCGCCCCACGACGACAAGCACAAGGGGAAGGCCGCCTAAGCAGCGGCCTTTTTCTTTAGAGGGATCGTCATGCCACTCACTGTGACGCTCGCTAGCGGCAGCGCACTCACCCAGGCTGCCATTCCGATCAAGCTGGTGCCGTGATGGCTGAGACCCACACCGCCGAAGAGCTGATCAACAAGGCCGCCGCGATCCTTGGCAAATATGTGCCGGGCGAGGCGCTGGGCGATGTCGAGCACGCCACCATCGACAAGTGCATCGACGACGTGCTCGCCGAGATCGCCAAGATCGTCGCCATCGGCGACCGCGACGAAATCCCGAACGTGGTGTTCGAGACGGTGGCGCGTCTCGTCGCGATCTATGCGGCGGCCGAATTCTCCAACCAGCCGCTCGATCTCGCCGCCGTGCAGCAGCATGAGATGCGTCTGCGCTATCTCGTGGCGCAGACGCCGACCTACGAAATCCTGGCGACGAACCATTTCTAGATGACCGACGTTCCGTTTCCGCTCCTGACAGCACCGGGACTGAAGCCGCAGACCGCGGGCGGGCGCGTGCTCAACTGCTATCCCGAGAAGCTGCCCGCGACCGCGGGCAAGCCTTACGGCTGGTTCAGGGTGCCGGGGCTCGGGGCGTTCGGCACGACACCGAGCGGCCGTTTCCGTGGCGGCGTGCTCGTCAACAATCTGTTCTACGGCGTGTTCGGCTCCTCGGTCTATTCGTGGACGTCGGCGGGCGGCGTGGGCACGCTGCAGCCGGGCCCGATCCCCGGCAGCGAGATCGTGTTCGCGGTGCGCAACAACGCCGCCAACCCTGATGTCGTGTTCGTCTCGCCGGGCAACGGCGCATTCTGGATCAACGGCTCAGGGCAGGTCGTTGCTTATCCCGACGCCAATGTCGGCCAGCCCAATGCCGTGGTGTTCCACAAAGGCTTCTTCGTCTTCACTTACGGCAACGGCACCACGCGCACCTCGAACATCAACGTCACCACCATCAACACGCTGAACGTGGCGACCGCGGAGAGCAAGCCGGACACTCTCTATCGGCCGATCCCGCTCGGCAACGGCCAGTTGCTGTTGTGCGGCTCGTCGTCGCTTGAGGTCTGGGGTGGCCAGAACGACGCGGGCTATCCGTTCTCCTACATCGCGACGATTGCGCGCGGCATCGTCGGGCCGGCGGCGATTGCCGGGGCCGAGGACGGCTTCGGCAAGGGGACGTTTCTGGTCGGCGACGATTTCCGCGTCTCGCGCCTCGATGGCTACGAGTGCGTGCCGATCTCCAACTCCGACCTCGACACGCTGATCGAGCGCGAGCCGGACAAGACCAAAATTCGCGTCGGCGTGTTCAACTCGCGCGGTCACGGCTTCGTCGTGGTGCAGGGCACGACGTGGTGCTTCATTTTCGACACCACGCTGAGAACATGGCATGAGCGCAATTCCTACCTGAAGAACTACTGGCGCGGCCTCTATCCGGTGCAGGCCTTCGGCAAGTGGCTGTGCGGCGACAGCGACGCCGCCAACCTCTGCGAGATCAGCGCCAATGTGCGCAAGGAGCTGGGTGAGCCGATCAGGATGCGGATCGAGACCGGCCCGTTCGGCTCGTTCCCCAATGCGGTGCGGATCAACGCCATCGAGATGTTCCTGACCAAGGGCGCCAGCGATGCGACCGGGCACGATCCCGATGAGACCAACGCGGAGATCGCGATCTCGATCTCGCGCAATGGCGGCCAGAACTGGAGCAACCCGCGCAACGTCAAGATCGGGCGGCAGGCGATCACCAACGGCCGGGTGCGCTCCTCGATCTGGGGTCAAGCGGAAGTGCAGGGCGTGCGCTGGCGGTTCGAGGAGAGCGCAGGCGTCGACTTCGCGTTCATGGGCGCGGATCAGCAGCAGGACGTGCTGCGGTGAGGACGAAGTTCACGCTGCCCGCCGCCAACGTGCCGGTGATGATGCCCGACGGCACGGTCAACCCGACTTGGTACGAGAAGCTGAAGATCATCGAGGCCTTCATCAATCTGTTTGGCTACATCGACTTCCAGAGGCCGACGACGCCGCCTGCTGCGCCGCCCGCCGTCACCGCGATTGCGAACAATCAGGTGCTGATCTGGGACGCAACGCAGGGGCAGTTTAAGCCCGGAGCAAACTGACATGGCCGGAGTTTTCGACACGCTGTTCGGCGGCGGCGCCGAGCGCGAGGCTGCGGAGAAGAACCGCGCACTCGCGGCCCAATACGGCACTGATGCGCAGGGCTACTTGACGACCGGCTACAACACGGGCGTCGAAAACTACAACAAGGCGATCTCCGCCTATGATCCGCTCTCTTCGCTGGCCAACAACTACAACAAGGCGGGCGACCTCCATCTCGATGCGATGGGCGTCAATGGCCCCGAGGCGGCAGCTCGTGTTCAAGGCGCGTTCACATCGAACACTGGCTACGATCTGATCAACAAGGCCGCGATGGAGGCAATTGATCGGCGGCGCGCCATCGGTGGCATGTACGCGAGCGGCAATGCCGATCAAGACACCATCGACTACGTCACCAAGAACATCTACGGCACGCAATATCAGCCCTGGCTGCAGGGCTTGCAGAGCGCGGGCCAGACCGGGCTCGCGACGTCAGGAACGGTCGCGGCCGGGCAGGCGGGCGGCTACGGCTCGCTGGCATCGCTCGCAGAGCGTCTTGCAGGCAATCAGGTCGGCGTGTCCGGCAACGTCCTGGGCCAGGACGTCAACGCAAACAATTTGCAGGCCGCGGGCGAAGCACAGGGTGCGAAGAACCTGCTCGGCGCGGGCCTGTCGCTCGCGTCCCTGGCGTTCGGTGGTGCCGGGGGCGGCATGGGTCTGAGCAGTTTGGGCTCGGGACTGTCGTCGGCTGGATCAAATTTGTTCGGCAGCGTGATGGGCAACCAGTGGCAACAGAACAACGCCGGTCGGTGGGGGAGTTCTTACTACGGCCCGGTCGCTTAGGAGCGTGTGATGGCGATCCAACCCATCCTGACCACACCGCAGCGATCCTTCGTTGGAGACGTCGACTGGTCGTTGCTGGCGAACCTCGGCAACGTCTACCGTCAGGCGCAGGATAAGGCGCGCGAGCAGCAGACGCTGGCCAGCCTCGGCAGCGACCCAGCGCAGAATGCAGCGCTGCTCGTCCAGTCGGGCAACAGCGATCTGGTGCGGCTCGGGATCGCGCAGCAGGCGCTGCTGCGCGGCGAGACGCGGCAGGCGGCGCGCGACCTCGTCGCCGACCAGCAGTGGCGCGATACGTTCAGCCTGAACAAGAATGCAGACACGCGCGCCACCAATGCCGACGCGCGCGCGGCCGAGGCTGGCAAGCGCGCCAACATGACGCCCGACGAGAAACTGGCCGAAGCCGTGGCGGCGGCCGACAAACTCGGCCTCTCCGGGGAGAAGCGGACGCAGTTCCTGGCGAGTTTCACCGGCGGCACCTACGCGCCGACGACGTACACCACCACGCTAATTCAGGGTGTGAACCCGACGACCGGCGAGCAGGGCCAATTTTTGGTGAGCCCGACCGGCGAGACGAAGCCCGTCGAGCTGCCGCCCGGCTATGTGCCGGTGAAGGAGCCCACGGGTGGCGACCGCGAACTGATCGCGGCAGCCGACGAGAAGATCAACGCGGGCAAGATGGTCGATGCCTCGCTGAACCGCGCGCTCACCTTGTCGAAGGATGCCTACTATGGGCCGACCGCGCTGAAGCGCTCCGAATATACGAGCCTCCTTGGTCCGAGCTCCGACCAGGGCAAGTATGGCATCGCCACGCAGCTCCTGAACAACGAGGTCACGCAAACGGCCCTCGGTCAGCTGCGCACGATCTTCGGCGGCAACCCGACAGAAGGCGAGCGCAAGGTGCTGCTCGATCTGCAAGGCTCGGTGAACCAGCCGCCCGCGGTGCGCGATGAAATTTTCCGGCGCGCCAAGCAGCTGGCGCAGCAGCGTGTCGAGTTCGAGATGGAGCGAACCAAGGGGCTGCGCAGCGGGCAATATTTCAAGCCTGGTTTCGAGCAGCGGTTCAGCGCATCCAGGCCCGGCCAGCAGGAGCAGCCGTTCGAGGAGACCCGAACGCTGAACGGTGTGACCTATGGCCGCCGCGGCAAAGACTGGTTTGTGACCAATGCCCAATGATTGCGTCACTGATCCCGCACTGCTGGCCCAGCTCAACGCACCCGTCACCGATCCCGCGGTCCTGGCCCAGCTCAATTCGCGCGTCACCGATCAGGAAACGCTCGATCAGCTCAACAAGGAGAAGCGGCCCCGCACCAGCGCCGTGGAGGCGGGCGCTCGCGGCGCGGCCGAGGGTGTCACGCTCAATTTCTATGACGAGCTGCGCGGCCTGATGGAGGCGGGCGGCGTCGGCGAGAAGGAAGCCGGTTCGCTCTATCCGCTGCTCAAGGGGGTCGTGAAATACTTCTCGGGCGATGAGGAGGCACGCAAGCGCTACGACGAGGCGGTCAGGCGCGAGCGCGAGCTGTCCCGGCAGGCGTTCGAGGACCAGCCGGCGGCATCCATCGCTGGTAATGTCGTGGGCGGTGCGGTCCTGCCGGGCGGGTCTCTGCTCCGTGGCGCGACCACCGGCCAGCGCATTCTGCGCGGGGCGGCTGCTGGGGCGGGCTACGGCGGCCTCTCAGGAGTCGGCGCGGGCAAGGACACCGAGAGCCGCCTGCGCGGCGGGGCCTTTGGCGCGGGCCTTGGCGGCGTCCTGGGCGGCACTCTAGGCGGCGCCTTTGGTGCGCGCCCGGCACCGGCCACGACCGGGCGCGAGGTCGCGGAAGCTGCCGACCGGCTCGGGGTTGCGGTCCCCCGCGGTTTGCTGTCTGACAGTGTGGCGACCCAGGCGACGACGCAGGCGGCGCGGCAGCTGCCGATCATCGGCGGCCGGGCCGAGCGCGCCGTTGCCGGTGCCAATCAGGGGCTGGAGGACGTCGTCGGGGAGGCCGCGGGCCGGTTCGGTGTGCCTGGAGGCTCGCGGGCGGATGTCGGCGCGCAGACGCGCACCGCAGTAGAGGCGGGCATTGAGCGCATTTACGACCGGGCCAACGACGCCTTTGCCCAGCTCCGCACTCGGCACATCGACGCCGACGCGCCGGTCCAGCTCTCGAACGATCTGCTGGGCACGTTCGAGAACATCGTGCGCGAGCGCGTGGCGGCCGGTGACACCGGCATCCCGATCCAGAAAATAGAGAGCGCCCTGGAGCTGCTGACGCGGCCTGGTGGGGCGTCCTTCAACGGCCTGCAGCGCGCTCGCACCGAGATGGGCAAGGCGATCAGCTGGGATGAGCGCAACGGCGGCTTCATGGCGGCCGATCTCAAGCGAGCCTATGGCGCGCTGTCGGACGCGATGGAGGAGGCGGTCAGGACCAGCGCGCGCGGCAATGCCGACGACGCGGTGAGGGCGCTGGACCGTGCCAACGCGACCTGGGCGAACGTGACCGGCGAGGGCCGCACGCTGCAGCGGTTTCTCAGCCAGGGCTCCGACGAGCGGATCGTTGACCGGATCATGTCGTTTGCTTCCAACAAGGCGGGCTCCGGTGACATCGCCCGGCTGAACCTGCTGCGGCGCTCGATGCAGCCGCAGGAATGGAATAGCGTCGCAGCCAATGTCGTGCAGCGGATGGGGCTAAACAACGCTGGCGATTTCTCGCCAGCGTTCTTCATCAACAAATATCAGAACATGACACAAGCCTCGCGGGACATGCTGTTCGGCGCGACGGGAACACAGACCCGCCGGTACATCGATGACATCGCGGCGGTGTCGCAGCGCATGCGGGACACCTCACGCTTCGCCAACAGCTCGAACACCGCTCGGGCAGGCCTGCTCGGCGCGGGCGGTGTCACCGCTTTGGCTGCGGCCTACAACGATCCCATCGACACGGCGCAGAAAGGACTGCTGATTGGAGGTGTAGCGGTCCCCATTGCTGCGCTGCTGACCAACAGGGGCAGCGCGGCCTCGATGGCGCGGTGGTCGATGGCTTACGAGAACCTGATCCGGCGGCCTTCGGCGGCTGCCGTGTCGGCGTTCAACATTGCCTCACGCAACCTGGGTCATACCGTCAGCAAGGCAACGGGCACACAGGTGGACCCTGACGCCTTTGCGCAGGCGGTCAGGGACCAACACGCCAACCGATAAATCCACGCGCAAATCAGAGATCGCCAACCCGCTTCGGCGGGTTTGTCGTTTTGGGGCACCCAATGGCAGGCACCATCCCGCTTTCGTTGACGCAGCAGTTCGACGAGTTCGGCAAACCGCTGTCGGGTGCGCTGCTCTACATCATACAGGCGGGCACCGTCTCGACGCCGCAGCAGCCTTATCAGGACGCGGCGCTCACCATCACGATGCCGAACCCGATCCAGCTCGACGCCGCTGGGCGCATCCCGCAATTCTTCCTCGCCGACGGCTACATCAAGGTGCGGCTCGACGACAAATTCGGCGTCACCCAGCTCGCGCGCGACGGCGTCCTGGTGATCGGCCCCAGCGCGGGCGGCGGCGGAGGCGGCGGCGTCGATCCGACTACGCTGATCCAGACCGGCGCCATCGTGCCATTCTACGGCGTTGGCGTGCTCGCGGGCTTCGTCCGGCTCAACGGGCGCACGATTGGCTCGGCCACGTCAGGTGCCTCGGAGCGCGCAAATGCGGATTGTCAGGCGCTGTTCAACTTCCTCTGGAATGCTGACGGCAACTTGCCGGTTACTCCATCGCGCGGCGCCTCGTCGGCGGCCGATTGGGCGGCGAACAAGACGATTGGCACGCCAGATTTTCGTGGCTGTGCGATCAGCGGCCTTGACGACATGGGCAACAGCGCGGCCGGGCGGCTGTCGGCAACCTATTTCGGGGCAAATCCGCTCGTGCTCGGATCGCGCGGAGGCTCGGAATATCACACGCTGACTGTGGCTGAAATTCCGCAGCATGCGCATGGTTTCAGCGGGACAACCGGAACGGATTTTCCCGATCACGCGCATGGTTATAACTCGCCCGCAGTAGGTGCAGGCACGGGCTCGACACCAAATTATTTCAATTCGTCAGTCGTGGGCGCGGTAACGGGCGGCGCGAACGCGCGGCACCAGCACTCTTTCAGCGGCAACACTGACGGCAGCGCAGCCCTTGGAAACGGGCCACATTCGATTGTGTCACCGCGCAAGCTCTGCACGCTCTACATCAAATTGTGAGGCCGCATGTATACCGGCTATCTCGCGCCCGCATCGAACCGCGCCAATTGGAGCGAAGCGATTACGCTTGTCGATAATGACAGCGGCGACAGCATCGATATCGGCGGATGCCGCATCACCCTGACGGTTTGGAACGAAAACCGTTCGCCTGTGCTGCGGGCGTCAACCGACGACGGAACAATCACGCTGCCCGATGTCGGTACCTTCCAATGGGATTTCGACACCACGCAGATGTCAGGACTCTGCCCCGGCGCCTATGCCGTGGGCGTGCGTATCTCGCAGAATGACCGCGTCGTGCAATTGCTGATCGGCAACGTCAACGTCATGGAAGGCATCGACGCGCAATGAGTGAGGCGATCAAGCTCAAGGTGCTCCCGCAATTTCCGGCGAAGCTGACCGGGCGCGCTGGCGTCGATGTCACCAAGCAGAACGGCGAATTCCTCCTCGATCTCGACTACAGCGATTTTCCGGTCATCGGCAGCATGCCTGCGGGCGCGACCTATGTGCTGATCTATGATCCTTCGACCAAGAGCTATTTGCAAATACCGATCACGTTGCTGG
The genomic region above belongs to Bradyrhizobium arachidis and contains:
- a CDS encoding DUF4043 family protein, with translation MLTTNHVNNEVIKFRRQVISDFLRRSRFDPFMGDSSTNVIVRLADLESDGKQINVPLVNQLQGDGVGAGTLRGKEEQVDSYGFPIWADWGRNAVANNRASNKESSFNVRSTARDLLRGWARRIVRDDIVDSLLSIPTASIQAGRLQEPGNRVNGIRWSAATAANKNSWTAANWDRVLFGALLSNYSSTFATAIANVDSAQDKMTAAIGSLAKQLAKQSGVDPNNPGVYNGRPKITPWEIEELDEEMYVCFLGDRAFAQLQQDPPMYQANRDARAREGNPTATNPIFTGGALKYDGILYKNIPEITQRLLLKGAGGGSVDVEPFFLCGQAALAYATGQLPRPTQLEDGDYDFVTGLGIEAQYGVGKIAKAPQSVAGATPGDLVDWGMVTGFVAAPPAA